A part of Thermus islandicus DSM 21543 genomic DNA contains:
- the rpsK gene encoding 30S ribosomal protein S11 — translation MAKKAAKKRVKRQVASGKAYIHASYNNTIVTITDPEGNPITWSSGGVIGYKGSRKGTPYAAQLAAMDAAKKAMAYGMQSLDVIVRGTGAGREQAIRALQASGLQVKSIVDDTPVPHNGCRPKKKFRKAS, via the coding sequence ATGGCCAAGAAAGCTGCCAAGAAAAGGGTCAAGCGACAGGTAGCCAGCGGAAAGGCGTACATCCACGCCTCCTACAACAACACCATCGTTACCATCACCGATCCCGAAGGCAACCCCATCACCTGGTCTTCGGGCGGGGTCATCGGCTACAAGGGGAGCCGGAAGGGCACCCCCTACGCCGCCCAGCTCGCCGCCATGGACGCGGCCAAGAAGGCCATGGCCTACGGCATGCAGAGCTTGGACGTGATCGTGCGGGGCACCGGGGCGGGGCGGGAGCAGGCGATAAGGGCCCTCCAGGCCTCTGGCCTCCAGGTGAAGTCCATCGTGGACGACACCCCTGTCCCCCACAACGGCTGCCGTCCCAAGAAGAAGTTCCGCAAGGCTTCCTAA
- a CDS encoding Glu/Leu/Phe/Val family dehydrogenase — protein sequence MAIPAYRPPEDPGLWQTFLERLERTLRVARVHPTTVEYLAHPKRLVTVSLPVVMDDSKVRVFQGFRVVHDIARGPAKGGVRLHPSVTLGQTAGLAAWMTLKAAVYDLPFGGAAGGVAVNPRLLSQRELERVVRRYTAELVNLIGPDIDILGPDVGTDQRIMAWIMDTYSMNVGRTVPGVVTGKPHALGGTAGRDDAAGYGVALVLWELARRRGLPLAGARVAVQGFGQVGGAFALHAERLGLKVVAVSTGRGAMYQEEGLSVRELLAHYEATGELPRYDLPPEELFALPVDYLVLAALEAALDGERATGVRARAVLEAANFGLTPEAEAYLLGKGVLVVPDLLTGGGGLIASYLEWVQDLNMFFWSEEEVRQSFARSVAKAVAEVSAKAEALAADLRTGALALALERLNEATRFRGVYP from the coding sequence ATGGCGATTCCCGCTTACCGGCCCCCGGAGGACCCGGGCCTTTGGCAAACGTTTCTGGAAAGGCTTGAGAGAACCCTGAGGGTGGCCCGGGTTCACCCCACCACGGTGGAGTACCTGGCCCACCCCAAGCGTCTGGTGACGGTTTCCCTGCCCGTGGTCATGGACGACAGCAAGGTGCGGGTCTTCCAGGGCTTTCGGGTGGTTCACGACATCGCCCGGGGGCCCGCCAAGGGGGGGGTGCGCCTCCACCCCTCTGTGACCCTGGGGCAGACGGCGGGCTTGGCCGCCTGGATGACCCTGAAGGCCGCGGTGTACGATCTCCCCTTTGGCGGGGCTGCGGGGGGGGTGGCGGTCAATCCCAGGCTTCTCTCCCAGAGGGAGCTGGAGCGCGTGGTGCGCCGCTACACCGCGGAGCTCGTCAACCTCATCGGCCCCGATATTGACATCCTGGGGCCGGACGTGGGCACGGACCAGCGGATCATGGCCTGGATCATGGACACCTACTCCATGAACGTGGGCCGCACCGTGCCCGGGGTGGTCACGGGGAAGCCCCACGCCCTGGGGGGCACCGCAGGCCGGGACGACGCCGCGGGGTACGGGGTGGCCCTGGTGCTTTGGGAGCTCGCCCGAAGGCGGGGGCTTCCCCTGGCGGGGGCCAGGGTGGCCGTCCAGGGCTTTGGGCAGGTGGGCGGGGCCTTCGCCCTGCACGCGGAGAGGCTTGGCCTCAAGGTGGTGGCGGTCTCTACCGGACGGGGGGCCATGTACCAAGAGGAGGGGCTTTCCGTGCGGGAACTCCTCGCCCACTACGAGGCCACGGGGGAGCTTCCCCGCTACGACCTCCCCCCGGAGGAGCTTTTCGCCCTGCCCGTGGATTACCTGGTCCTGGCGGCATTGGAGGCCGCCTTGGACGGGGAAAGGGCCACAGGGGTCAGGGCCAGGGCGGTCCTCGAGGCGGCCAACTTCGGCCTCACCCCCGAGGCGGAGGCCTACCTCCTGGGCAAGGGGGTCCTGGTGGTGCCCGACCTCCTCACCGGGGGCGGCGGGCTCATCGCCAGCTACTTGGAGTGGGTGCAGGACCTCAACATGTTCTTCTGGAGCGAGGAGGAGGTGCGGCAAAGCTTTGCCAGGAGCGTGGCCAAGGCGGTGGCCGAGGTCTCGGCCAAGGCCGAGGCCCTCGCCGCCGATCTGCGCACCGGGGCGCTGGCCCTGGCCCTGGAGCGGCTGAACGAGGCCACGCGGTTTCGCGGCGTTTACCCCTAG
- a CDS encoding redox-sensing transcriptional repressor Rex, translating into MKVPSAAISRLITYLRILEELEARGVHRTSSEQLAEEAQVTAFQVRKDLSYFGSYGTRGVGYTVPVLKRELRHILGLNRRWGLCIVGMGRLGSALADYPGFGESFELRGFFDVDPEKIGRPVRGGVIEPVDLLPQRVPGRIEIALLTVPREAAQGAADLLVAAGIKGILNFAPVVLEVPKEVPVENVDFLAGLTRLSFFILNPKWGEEMMG; encoded by the coding sequence ATGAAGGTCCCCAGCGCCGCCATCAGCCGCCTGATCACCTACCTGCGCATCCTGGAAGAGCTCGAGGCCCGGGGCGTCCACCGCACGAGCTCGGAGCAGCTGGCGGAAGAGGCCCAGGTGACGGCCTTCCAGGTGCGTAAGGACCTCTCCTACTTCGGCTCCTACGGCACCCGGGGCGTGGGGTACACGGTCCCCGTCCTCAAGCGGGAGCTCCGCCACATCCTGGGCTTGAACCGGCGGTGGGGCCTCTGCATCGTGGGCATGGGCCGCCTGGGGAGCGCCCTGGCCGACTACCCGGGCTTCGGGGAGAGCTTTGAGCTAAGGGGCTTCTTTGACGTGGACCCGGAGAAGATTGGGCGCCCGGTGCGGGGAGGGGTGATTGAGCCCGTGGACCTCCTGCCCCAGCGGGTGCCTGGGCGGATAGAGATCGCCCTTCTCACCGTGCCCCGGGAAGCAGCCCAGGGGGCAGCAGACCTTTTGGTGGCCGCGGGGATCAAGGGGATCCTCAACTTTGCCCCGGTGGTCCTCGAGGTGCCCAAGGAGGTGCCGGTGGAGAATGTGGACTTTTTGGCAGGCCTCACGCGCCTGAGCTTCTTTATACTGAACCCCAAGTGGGGGGAGGAGATGATGGGATGA
- the rpsD gene encoding 30S ribosomal protein S4, translating to MGRYLGPVCRLCRREGVKLYLKGERCYSPKCAMERRPYPPGQHGQKRARRPSDYAVRLREKQKLRRIYGISETQFRNLFEEASRKKGVTGTVFLGLLESRLDNVVYRLGFAQSRRQARQMVRHGHITVNGRRVDLPAYRVRPGDEIAIAEGSKNLAFIRENLEAMKGRKVGPWLSLDVEAMKGKFLRLPDREDLALPVNEQLVIEFYSR from the coding sequence ATGGGTCGTTACCTTGGACCAGTTTGCCGCCTTTGCCGCAGGGAAGGGGTCAAGCTTTACCTGAAGGGGGAGCGGTGCTATAGCCCCAAGTGCGCCATGGAGCGCCGCCCCTATCCCCCCGGTCAGCACGGGCAGAAGCGGGCCCGCCGGCCTTCCGACTACGCGGTGCGCCTCCGGGAGAAGCAGAAGCTCCGCCGCATCTACGGGATCTCCGAGACCCAGTTCCGGAACCTCTTTGAGGAGGCGAGCCGGAAGAAGGGGGTGACGGGCACCGTCTTCCTCGGCCTCCTCGAGTCCCGCTTGGACAACGTGGTCTACCGCTTGGGCTTTGCGCAAAGCCGCCGCCAGGCCCGGCAGATGGTGCGCCACGGCCACATCACGGTGAACGGGCGCCGGGTGGACCTGCCCGCCTACCGGGTGAGGCCAGGGGACGAGATCGCCATCGCCGAGGGGAGCAAGAACCTCGCCTTCATCCGGGAGAACCTCGAGGCCATGAAGGGGCGCAAGGTGGGCCCCTGGCTCTCCCTGGACGTAGAGGCCATGAAGGGCAAGTTCCTGCGCCTGCCCGACCGGGAGGACCTGGCCCTGCCGGTGAACGAGCAGCTGGTGATTGAGTTCTACTCCAGGTAG
- a CDS encoding DNA-directed RNA polymerase subunit alpha, with the protein MLESKLKAPVFTVRTQGREYGEFVLEPLERGFGVTLGNPLRRILLSSIPGTAVTSVYIEDVLHEFSTIPGVKEDVVEIVLNLKELVVRFLDPKMQTATLVLRAEGPKAVRAADFTPSADVEILNPDLPIATLEEGGKLYMEVRVDRGVGYVPAERHGIKDRINAIPVDAIFSPVRRVAFQVEDTRLGQRTDLDKLTLRIWTDGSVTPLEALNQAVEILREHLAYFANPQTTPLPAPEPAPERPAREEELDLPLEELGLSTRVLHSLKEEGIESVRALLALNLKDLRNIPGIGERSLEEIREALAKRGFALKE; encoded by the coding sequence ATGTTGGAGAGCAAGCTCAAAGCCCCGGTCTTCACGGTGCGCACCCAGGGGCGGGAGTACGGGGAGTTTGTGCTGGAGCCCCTGGAGCGGGGGTTCGGCGTCACCCTGGGGAACCCTCTCCGCCGCATCCTCCTCTCCTCCATCCCCGGGACCGCGGTCACCAGCGTCTACATTGAGGACGTCCTCCACGAGTTCTCCACCATCCCTGGGGTGAAGGAGGACGTGGTGGAGATCGTCTTGAACCTCAAGGAGCTGGTGGTCCGCTTCCTGGATCCCAAGATGCAGACCGCCACCCTGGTCCTTAGGGCCGAGGGACCGAAGGCGGTGCGGGCTGCGGACTTCACCCCTTCCGCGGACGTGGAGATCCTGAACCCCGACCTGCCCATCGCCACCCTGGAGGAAGGGGGGAAGCTCTACATGGAGGTGCGGGTGGACCGCGGGGTGGGGTACGTGCCCGCCGAGCGCCACGGCATCAAGGACCGCATCAACGCCATCCCCGTGGACGCCATCTTCTCGCCGGTGCGGCGGGTGGCCTTCCAGGTGGAGGACACCCGCCTGGGCCAGCGCACCGACCTGGACAAGCTCACCTTGAGGATCTGGACGGACGGCTCCGTGACCCCGCTGGAGGCCTTGAACCAGGCGGTGGAGATCCTGAGGGAGCATCTTGCCTACTTCGCCAACCCCCAGACCACCCCCCTACCGGCCCCCGAGCCCGCCCCGGAGCGCCCCGCGAGGGAGGAGGAGCTGGATCTGCCCTTGGAGGAGCTCGGCCTCTCCACCCGGGTGCTCCACAGCCTCAAGGAGGAGGGGATTGAGTCCGTGCGCGCCCTCCTCGCCCTCAACCTCAAGGACCTGAGGAACATCCCCGGCATCGGGGAGAGGAGCCTCGAGGAGATTCGCGAGGCCCTGGCCAAGCGGGGCTTCGCCCTGAAGGAGTGA
- a CDS encoding SPOR domain-containing protein encodes MRWLRENWLDALIFLLIALVAAGIVLYLTGVNPFARPQAAPLPAPQGSPLPPPAQASPQPAPKEVKPPEPVVTVMPLPRAPEEPPSKPAEASPPKLQQAAPPKEKAPQNPPSGSPGSYRVAVGAFANPENAAQLERELAQKGYPARLEASGSLTRVVVGPYASEAEARRAAEALSAYGAQVYRGQGAPPPKEGSVYLQVGAFQKEANALALAGRLREMGLPVVLVKDGVYRVRVGPVSPEEKEAVRSRIAALGLPALEVP; translated from the coding sequence ATGCGCTGGCTGCGGGAAAACTGGCTGGATGCCCTCATCTTCCTGCTCATCGCCCTGGTGGCGGCAGGCATCGTGCTCTACCTGACAGGGGTCAACCCCTTCGCCCGCCCCCAGGCCGCCCCACTGCCCGCGCCCCAAGGTTCCCCTTTGCCCCCTCCGGCCCAGGCCTCGCCTCAGCCTGCCCCCAAGGAGGTGAAGCCCCCCGAGCCGGTGGTCACCGTGATGCCCCTGCCCCGGGCCCCGGAGGAGCCCCCTTCCAAGCCCGCGGAGGCCTCCCCGCCCAAGCTCCAGCAGGCTGCGCCGCCAAAGGAAAAGGCCCCCCAAAACCCGCCTTCTGGTTCCCCAGGGAGCTACCGCGTGGCGGTAGGGGCCTTTGCCAACCCGGAAAACGCCGCGCAGCTAGAGCGGGAGCTGGCGCAAAAGGGCTACCCGGCCCGCCTCGAGGCCAGCGGCTCCCTCACCCGGGTGGTGGTGGGCCCCTACGCCAGCGAGGCCGAGGCCCGGCGGGCGGCCGAGGCCCTTTCGGCCTACGGGGCCCAGGTCTACCGCGGCCAGGGGGCGCCCCCTCCTAAAGAGGGAAGCGTTTACCTCCAGGTAGGGGCCTTCCAGAAGGAGGCGAACGCCCTGGCCCTGGCGGGAAGGCTTAGGGAGATGGGCCTCCCCGTGGTCTTGGTGAAGGACGGGGTCTACCGGGTGCGGGTGGGCCCCGTTTCCCCCGAGGAGAAGGAGGCGGTGAGGTCCCGGATCGCCGCCCTGGGCCTCCCGGCCTTGGAGGTGCCATGA
- a CDS encoding HNH endonuclease — protein sequence MGPTEEKPLNLDTPRVLVLNAGYEVLGLASVKRSVLLVLSGGAEMLAESGRYLHTPSTRIPVPSVVRLKRLVRRGPSRVPLNRRNVLRRDRYTCQYCGRQGGELTVDHVLPKSRGGRSTWENLVAACRACNLKKGDRTPEEAGMRLLKPPRAPRLPLFLSDLKEIPEDWRPYLEALLR from the coding sequence GTGGGGCCGACCGAGGAAAAGCCCCTCAATCTGGACACCCCCCGGGTCCTGGTGCTCAACGCGGGGTACGAGGTCCTGGGCCTCGCCAGCGTAAAGCGGAGCGTCCTTTTGGTCCTTTCCGGGGGAGCGGAGATGCTCGCGGAAAGCGGCCGCTACCTGCACACCCCCTCCACCCGGATCCCCGTGCCCAGCGTCGTCCGCCTCAAGCGTTTGGTGCGCCGGGGCCCAAGCCGCGTGCCCCTCAACCGGCGGAACGTTCTGCGGCGGGACCGCTACACCTGCCAGTACTGTGGCCGCCAGGGCGGGGAGCTCACCGTGGACCACGTCCTCCCCAAGAGCCGGGGGGGGCGGAGCACCTGGGAGAACCTGGTGGCGGCCTGCCGCGCCTGCAACCTCAAGAAGGGGGACCGCACGCCCGAGGAGGCGGGGATGCGCCTTCTAAAGCCCCCCAGGGCTCCCCGCCTGCCCCTCTTTCTCTCGGACCTCAAGGAGATTCCGGAGGACTGGCGGCCCTACCTCGAGGCCCTCTTGAGGTAG
- a CDS encoding polyprenyl synthetase family protein, translated as MGFLALPALEASLRRFEEALSQLVQSEVLFIRLIHQDLVTAGGKRIRPRLVFLASGALGGAPFELELALAVELLHSATLLHDDLIDEAETRRGREAAYRRYGNAVSVLSGDFLLSRLLHVIAKTGSLRLVEMFAETAKTLSEGEVLQFQVAALEDYSLENYERIITAKTAALMALAAEGPAVLKGVDGVQREALRRFGLLYGQAFQMRDDYLDLMGSPEALGKPVGGDVREGKATLISLLLMERFPEVREILRRRGREEGDLERLKALARASGVAEEVEARIRERALLAVEALRPLPDSPYKAALQELALGEARRLA; from the coding sequence ATGGGGTTCCTCGCCCTTCCCGCCCTCGAGGCCTCCCTCCGCCGGTTTGAGGAGGCGCTTTCCCAGCTCGTCCAGTCCGAGGTCCTCTTCATCCGGCTCATCCACCAGGACCTGGTGACCGCCGGGGGAAAGCGCATCCGCCCCCGGCTCGTCTTCCTGGCCTCGGGGGCCCTGGGGGGAGCCCCCTTTGAGCTGGAGCTCGCCCTGGCGGTGGAGCTCCTCCACTCCGCCACCCTACTCCACGACGACCTCATCGACGAGGCCGAAACGAGGCGGGGCCGGGAGGCCGCCTACCGCCGCTACGGGAACGCCGTGAGCGTTCTTTCCGGGGACTTCCTCCTCTCCCGGCTCCTCCACGTGATCGCCAAGACGGGGAGCCTGAGGCTGGTGGAGATGTTCGCCGAAACGGCCAAGACCCTTTCCGAAGGGGAGGTCTTGCAGTTCCAGGTGGCCGCCCTGGAGGACTACTCCCTAGAGAACTACGAGAGGATCATCACCGCCAAGACTGCGGCCCTCATGGCCTTGGCCGCCGAGGGCCCCGCGGTGCTCAAGGGGGTGGACGGGGTCCAGAGGGAGGCCCTGAGGCGGTTTGGCCTCCTCTACGGCCAGGCCTTCCAGATGCGGGACGATTACCTGGACCTCATGGGAAGCCCCGAGGCCCTGGGGAAGCCCGTGGGGGGGGATGTGCGGGAGGGCAAGGCCACCCTCATTTCCCTCCTCCTCATGGAGCGCTTCCCCGAGGTGCGGGAGATCCTCAGGCGCAGGGGTAGGGAAGAGGGCGACCTGGAGCGCCTTAAGGCCCTGGCCCGGGCAAGCGGGGTAGCCGAGGAGGTGGAGGCCCGCATTCGGGAAAGGGCCCTTCTGGCGGTGGAGGCCCTAAGACCCCTTCCCGACTCGCCCTACAAGGCAGCCCTCCAGGAACTCGCCCTGGGGGAGGCCAGGCGGCTCGCCTAG
- a CDS encoding tetratricopeptide repeat protein, whose amino-acid sequence MTKPLAFLPLFLGLALAAPSLEQAEALLKSGEYAQAALAYEAILAQDYGRVEAHLGLGVALFRAGRLEEARFAFDQMTRVFPERYEGHFNLGQVYLRLGKPLEAAEAFRKAAALRPTEEAYLGLAAALAQAGKAKEAAEVLRQGLTPDRSPAYRLALAQALYAAGGRAEAVPVLYGLLNQDPKRAEAWELLARILAEEGLKGRALRELDRGLAQVEGKARARLLLRKALLSEAPEPLLREAYALDPSLWEAAYLLGQARLRAGQAKEALPYLLSAYRTSPEPPVALALAGAYLRLKDYGSAYRYADEAGPPGAFLKAQAAYALGKREEALRLLEGNGAPEAQALKGAILLEMGRPEEAVALLRPLYEAGRDPQVGGNLAAGLVALGRFGEAELILREVLGRTPREASAWYNLGLALRGLGREGEANRAFRQAAALGSNEAQALLRR is encoded by the coding sequence ATGACGAAACCCCTAGCGTTCCTACCCCTCTTCCTGGGCCTGGCCTTGGCCGCCCCCTCCCTGGAGCAGGCCGAGGCCTTGCTGAAGTCTGGGGAGTACGCCCAGGCCGCCTTGGCCTACGAGGCGATCCTCGCCCAAGACTACGGGCGGGTGGAGGCCCACCTGGGCCTGGGGGTGGCCCTCTTCCGGGCAGGCCGCCTCGAGGAGGCCCGCTTCGCCTTTGACCAGATGACCCGGGTCTTCCCCGAGCGCTACGAGGGCCACTTCAACCTGGGGCAGGTCTACCTGCGCCTGGGGAAGCCCCTGGAGGCGGCGGAGGCCTTTCGGAAGGCGGCTGCCCTCAGGCCCACCGAGGAGGCCTACCTAGGCCTGGCCGCCGCCCTCGCCCAGGCGGGCAAGGCCAAGGAGGCGGCGGAGGTCCTCAGGCAGGGCCTCACGCCGGATCGGAGCCCGGCCTACCGGCTCGCCCTAGCCCAGGCCCTTTACGCTGCGGGAGGCCGAGCGGAGGCGGTTCCGGTCCTCTACGGCCTCCTGAACCAGGACCCCAAGCGGGCGGAGGCCTGGGAGCTTTTGGCCCGCATCCTGGCGGAGGAGGGGCTGAAGGGCCGGGCCCTAAGGGAACTGGACCGGGGCCTGGCCCAGGTGGAGGGGAAGGCCCGGGCCAGGCTTCTCCTGCGCAAGGCCCTCCTCTCGGAGGCCCCAGAGCCCCTCCTGCGGGAGGCCTACGCCCTGGACCCCTCCCTGTGGGAGGCGGCCTACCTCTTGGGCCAGGCCCGCCTGCGGGCGGGACAGGCTAAGGAGGCCCTTCCCTACCTCCTTTCCGCTTACCGGACCAGCCCCGAGCCCCCCGTGGCCTTGGCCTTGGCCGGGGCCTACCTAAGGCTGAAGGACTATGGGAGCGCCTACCGCTACGCGGACGAGGCGGGCCCTCCTGGAGCCTTCCTCAAGGCCCAGGCGGCCTACGCTTTAGGGAAGAGGGAGGAGGCCCTCAGGCTTTTGGAGGGGAACGGGGCCCCCGAGGCCCAGGCCCTGAAGGGGGCCATCCTGCTGGAGATGGGGCGGCCCGAGGAGGCGGTGGCCCTCCTACGCCCCCTCTATGAGGCGGGGCGGGACCCCCAGGTGGGGGGGAACCTGGCCGCGGGCCTGGTGGCCTTGGGCCGCTTCGGCGAGGCGGAGCTGATCCTGCGGGAGGTGCTCGGGCGCACCCCAAGGGAGGCTTCCGCCTGGTATAACCTTGGCCTGGCCCTAAGGGGCCTGGGCCGGGAAGGGGAGGCGAACCGGGCCTTCCGGCAAGCGGCGGCCCTGGGTTCCAACGAGGCCCAGGCCCTTCTCCGGAGGTAG
- a CDS encoding DMT family transporter has translation MGYLYLFLAASLWGLIGPVSRLAFGEGLSPLLVAFFRAGIAWVLFALHALYLRQVRVRAQDLPALLLFGVVGVALFYGAYQLAVGYGGAALASVLLYTAPAWVALLSRLILKEPLDSLSLLSVALTLLGVGLMGLGGGSQVRALLPALLFGLLSGLTYALYYIFGKLYLPRYATPTLFLYALPVGALGLLPFVQFVPLSPKALYALLFLGVFSTYGAYLAYYAGLRRLPATRASVLATLEPVVANLFAFLLFREVLSPLGYLGAALVLLAVLLAVRR, from the coding sequence ATGGGCTACCTCTACCTGTTTTTGGCGGCTTCCCTTTGGGGCCTCATCGGGCCGGTGAGCCGCCTGGCCTTTGGGGAAGGCCTCTCCCCCCTTTTGGTGGCCTTTTTCCGGGCGGGGATCGCCTGGGTGCTCTTCGCCCTCCACGCCCTTTACCTGCGCCAGGTGCGGGTTCGGGCCCAGGACCTCCCAGCCCTTCTCCTCTTCGGCGTGGTGGGGGTCGCCCTCTTCTACGGCGCCTACCAGCTTGCCGTGGGCTACGGGGGGGCGGCTTTGGCCTCTGTCCTCCTCTACACCGCCCCCGCCTGGGTGGCCCTCCTTTCCCGCCTGATCCTGAAGGAGCCCCTGGACTCCCTGAGCCTCCTCTCCGTGGCCCTGACCCTTTTGGGGGTGGGGCTCATGGGCCTGGGCGGAGGGAGCCAGGTAAGGGCCCTCCTCCCCGCCCTCCTTTTCGGCCTCCTCTCGGGCCTTACCTACGCCCTCTACTACATCTTCGGCAAGCTCTACCTCCCCCGGTACGCCACGCCCACCCTCTTCCTCTACGCCCTGCCCGTGGGGGCCTTGGGACTCCTGCCCTTCGTGCAGTTCGTTCCTTTAAGCCCCAAGGCCCTCTATGCCCTCCTCTTTCTGGGAGTTTTTTCCACCTACGGGGCCTACCTGGCCTACTATGCGGGCCTCAGGCGGCTTCCCGCCACCCGGGCGAGCGTCTTGGCCACCCTCGAGCCCGTGGTGGCCAACCTCTTCGCCTTCCTCCTCTTCCGCGAGGTGCTTTCCCCCCTGGGCTACCTGGGAGCGGCCCTGGTCCTCCTGGCGGTCCTCCTCGCCGTACGGCGCTGA
- a CDS encoding glycoside hydrolase family 13 protein gives MKRFQLLLALVLSGALAQLHDPQDPAQFSALPEGYSVRFTAGAGEVRQAFLLQGDRAWPMARQLSFSGREVWRGLLPEKGPYRIRLRTPKGERLLGPFTPPPNPFRALAWVGKKGGYQIFPDRFQNGDPENDALALQDDEYNLNVLWQAGGGPRPYLSRWQDPPGPLHCCHQYYGGDLQGLWDRLPYLAELGVGLLYLNPIFRSGSAHGYDTHDYLQVAPRLGDEALLRRVLDRAHALGLRVLFDFVPNHTGLGFWAFQDVVRQGPASPYWNWYFVKRYPFRPGDAGAYEAWWGVASLPKLNTGNPEVRAYLLSVAERWVRFGFDGLRVDVPEDLLEAKAFFRELKARVRAVNPEAYLVGEIWRRAPDWVGEGAFDSLMNYALGRDVVLRYAQGLHPALFGAPRALTLLAEAYALYPEAAAAMGFNLISSHDTSRLLSDLGGDRAKARLAWALLFGLPGTPVVFQGEECALLGEKEPGDLQRRPIPWEACDAGMQAFLQGLYRLKAEEAALRGSYFATYLAEGGLLSFFRGEGEERLLLAFNNQKAPASLPLPEGLWRDLLSGKAFQARAEVPGMGALYLKRASR, from the coding sequence ATGAAGCGCTTCCAGCTTCTCCTGGCCCTGGTCCTCTCCGGGGCCCTGGCCCAGCTCCACGACCCCCAGGACCCCGCCCAGTTCTCCGCCCTGCCCGAGGGGTATTCGGTCCGCTTCACCGCGGGGGCAGGAGAGGTGCGGCAGGCCTTCCTCCTCCAGGGGGATCGGGCCTGGCCCATGGCCCGCCAGCTCTCCTTTTCCGGAAGGGAGGTCTGGCGGGGTCTCCTGCCGGAAAAGGGGCCCTACCGGATCCGCCTCCGCACCCCGAAGGGGGAGAGGCTCCTTGGGCCCTTCACCCCGCCGCCCAACCCCTTCCGCGCCCTGGCCTGGGTGGGGAAAAAGGGAGGCTACCAGATCTTCCCCGACCGCTTCCAAAACGGCGATCCCGAAAACGACGCCCTGGCCCTCCAGGACGACGAGTACAACTTAAACGTCCTGTGGCAGGCAGGGGGGGGCCCGAGGCCCTACCTCTCCCGCTGGCAGGACCCCCCGGGGCCCCTGCACTGCTGCCACCAGTACTACGGGGGCGACCTCCAGGGGCTTTGGGACCGCCTCCCTTACCTGGCGGAGCTGGGGGTGGGCCTCCTTTACCTCAACCCCATCTTTCGCTCGGGAAGCGCCCACGGGTACGACACCCACGACTACCTGCAGGTGGCCCCCCGCCTGGGGGACGAGGCCCTTTTGCGCCGCGTGCTGGACCGGGCCCACGCCTTGGGCCTCCGGGTCCTCTTTGACTTCGTGCCCAACCACACGGGTCTGGGGTTTTGGGCCTTCCAGGACGTGGTCAGGCAGGGCCCGGCCTCCCCCTACTGGAACTGGTATTTCGTGAAGCGCTACCCCTTCCGGCCCGGGGACGCCGGCGCCTACGAGGCCTGGTGGGGGGTGGCGAGCCTCCCCAAGCTGAACACGGGCAACCCCGAGGTCCGGGCCTACCTCCTCTCCGTGGCGGAGCGTTGGGTGCGGTTCGGCTTTGATGGCCTCCGTGTGGACGTGCCCGAGGACCTCCTCGAGGCCAAGGCCTTCTTCCGCGAGCTCAAGGCCCGGGTCCGGGCGGTGAACCCCGAGGCCTACCTGGTGGGGGAGATCTGGCGCCGGGCCCCGGACTGGGTGGGGGAAGGGGCCTTTGACAGCCTCATGAACTACGCCCTCGGTCGGGACGTCGTCCTGCGGTACGCCCAGGGCCTCCACCCTGCGCTTTTCGGGGCGCCCAGGGCCCTCACCCTTCTCGCCGAGGCCTACGCCCTCTACCCCGAGGCGGCGGCGGCCATGGGCTTCAACCTCATCAGCTCCCACGACACCTCCCGTCTCCTCTCCGACCTGGGCGGGGACCGGGCCAAGGCCCGACTGGCCTGGGCCCTGCTCTTCGGCCTTCCGGGGACGCCGGTGGTCTTTCAGGGCGAGGAGTGCGCCCTACTTGGGGAGAAGGAGCCGGGTGACCTCCAGCGGCGGCCCATCCCCTGGGAGGCCTGCGACGCCGGGATGCAGGCCTTCCTCCAGGGCCTCTACCGGCTGAAGGCAGAGGAGGCTGCCCTAAGGGGGAGCTACTTCGCCACCTACCTGGCCGAGGGGGGGCTCCTCTCCTTCTTCCGGGGAGAGGGGGAGGAGAGGCTCCTCCTGGCCTTCAACAACCAGAAGGCCCCGGCCTCCTTGCCCCTGCCGGAGGGGCTTTGGCGGGACCTCCTTTCTGGTAAGGCCTTCCAGGCCCGGGCAGAGGTGCCGGGGATGGGCGCCCTCTACCTCAAGAGGGCCTCGAGGTAG
- the rplQ gene encoding 50S ribosomal protein L17 — protein MRHLKSGRKLNRHSSHRLALFRNQAKSLLLHGRITTTVPKAKALTGFVDHLIHLAKRGDLHARRLVLRDLQDVQLVRRLFDEIAPRYQNRPGGYTRVLKLAERRRGDGAPLALVELVD, from the coding sequence ATGCGCCACCTGAAGTCTGGAAGGAAACTCAACCGTCACTCTTCCCACCGTCTGGCCCTGTTCCGCAACCAGGCCAAGAGCCTCCTCCTGCATGGCCGCATCACCACCACCGTGCCCAAGGCCAAGGCCCTCACGGGCTTCGTAGACCACCTCATCCACCTGGCCAAGCGGGGGGATTTGCACGCCCGCCGCCTGGTCCTCCGCGACCTTCAGGACGTGCAGCTGGTGCGCAGGCTCTTTGACGAGATCGCCCCCAGGTACCAAAACCGCCCGGGCGGGTACACCCGGGTCCTGAAACTGGCGGAGCGCCGCCGCGGGGACGGGGCGCCTCTGGCGCTGGTGGAGCTGGTGGACTAA